A portion of the Shewanella sp. SNU WT4 genome contains these proteins:
- a CDS encoding DUF3413 domain-containing protein — translation MVERQKQLVRDKVSRLVNWGHWFAFFNGILAMIIGSRYIETVGSPDTWLGWVYLAISTIGHFSFLAFIVYLVLLFPISLLLPYSKILRGYSAIVATLCLCILLYDTVIFDDYGLHLSPFVFDLAWVDLHSLLKGTSYIVTPIAILALELTAANFLWKRIVKIQKRHIGPKVVTLVGLCFIASHVIHIWADATDITPITRYDQTYPLSYPATARTFMARHGIENDIRNRNVKLDIQLHYPAQALQCDVTTKPNILLITIDGLRADFVTPSTMPFLSQYAANNIDFTDHYSGGVDSSSAMFSLLYGLQGSYLDAVEFQNMSPLLTQTLKHAGYQLGLFAQAPSLNAPEPKAIFNDFSLHQSDSNTSIADADLQSLSAFSAWKAKETTPWFALVDLASPESYDTPVGFVGIPTVSPPTELKAAERVLFNQYRQSLNFIDQQLAALLPSINDNTLVIITGISGKVFSLNQDENRELSPDNVKVPMIIHWAGKPAQQISYATSHHGLVNTLMQQVLNCDEASLQYTSGRKLLSPNQDPWIYIGDNRIFAIYQPAEITIINRHGQYSIYDKAYQQQLHKKLSAPELIQVMREGRRLYKH, via the coding sequence ATGGTAGAGCGACAAAAACAGCTGGTGCGAGATAAAGTCTCCCGCCTAGTGAACTGGGGACACTGGTTCGCTTTCTTTAACGGCATACTGGCGATGATCATCGGCAGTCGTTACATTGAAACTGTTGGCAGTCCCGATACCTGGTTAGGCTGGGTCTATCTGGCTATTAGCACCATAGGCCATTTCAGCTTCCTCGCCTTTATTGTGTATCTTGTGCTGTTGTTTCCCATCAGCCTGTTATTACCCTATTCCAAGATATTACGCGGCTATAGCGCCATTGTGGCCACCTTATGCTTATGTATCTTGTTATATGACACTGTTATTTTTGATGACTATGGTCTGCACCTTAGTCCGTTTGTGTTTGATTTAGCGTGGGTTGACTTACATTCTCTACTCAAAGGCACCAGCTATATAGTGACGCCTATCGCCATTTTAGCGCTGGAATTAACGGCGGCGAATTTCTTATGGAAGCGCATAGTTAAAATCCAAAAGCGCCATATTGGCCCTAAAGTAGTGACCTTAGTCGGACTGTGTTTTATCGCCAGCCATGTGATCCATATTTGGGCTGATGCTACCGATATCACACCTATTACCCGTTACGATCAAACCTACCCCTTGTCATACCCTGCCACCGCTCGCACCTTTATGGCGCGCCACGGCATCGAAAATGACATCCGAAATCGCAATGTGAAACTAGATATTCAGTTGCACTATCCAGCGCAAGCCTTGCAATGCGATGTGACCACTAAACCTAATATCTTATTGATTACTATTGATGGCCTACGCGCAGATTTTGTTACGCCAAGCACTATGCCATTTTTAAGTCAGTATGCGGCTAACAATATTGATTTTACTGACCATTACAGTGGTGGCGTTGATTCTTCTAGCGCTATGTTCTCACTGCTTTATGGCTTACAAGGCAGCTATTTAGACGCCGTTGAATTTCAAAATATGAGCCCGCTACTGACCCAAACCTTAAAGCACGCAGGTTACCAGCTCGGATTGTTTGCGCAGGCGCCAAGCCTGAATGCCCCAGAGCCTAAGGCCATATTTAACGACTTTAGTCTGCATCAAAGTGACTCAAACACCAGTATTGCTGATGCTGACTTGCAATCCCTTAGCGCGTTTTCGGCTTGGAAAGCCAAAGAAACTACCCCATGGTTTGCCTTAGTGGATTTAGCATCGCCAGAAAGCTATGACACACCCGTCGGTTTTGTTGGCATACCAACAGTGAGCCCACCGACGGAACTAAAAGCCGCGGAGCGAGTGTTATTCAATCAATACCGTCAGTCACTTAACTTTATTGACCAGCAATTAGCGGCGCTGTTACCCAGCATCAATGACAATACCTTAGTCATAATTACTGGTATTTCTGGCAAGGTCTTTAGCCTAAATCAGGATGAAAACCGCGAGTTATCACCTGATAATGTCAAAGTGCCGATGATCATCCACTGGGCTGGCAAACCTGCGCAGCAAATTAGCTATGCGACCAGTCACCATGGCTTAGTTAATACCTTGATGCAGCAAGTATTAAACTGTGATGAAGCAAGCTTGCAATACACTTCTGGGCGCAAACTATTAAGCCCGAATCAAGACCCATGGATTTATATTGGTGATAACCGAATTTTTGCGATTTACCAGCCAGCTGAAATCACCATAATTAATCGTCACGGTCAATATTCTATCTACGACAAAGCTTATCAGCAGCAATTACATAAGAAACTGAGCGCGCCAGAGCTTATCCAAGTGATGCGCGAAGGCCGACGTTTATACAAACATTAA
- a CDS encoding YejL family protein yields the protein MAIQSKYTNIQVESLIAELMAVMDKHQAPTDLRLMVLGNCVTHVLETQVAAKARSTVAEQFAKALEKSVKSN from the coding sequence ATGGCTATTCAATCAAAATACACCAACATCCAAGTAGAATCTCTGATCGCCGAGCTTATGGCCGTGATGGATAAGCACCAAGCACCGACCGACTTACGTCTGATGGTGTTAGGCAATTGCGTGACTCACGTGTTAGAAACTCAAGTGGCAGCAAAAGCGCGCAGCACTGTGGCTGAGCAATTTGCCAAAGCGTTAGAAAAGTCAGTTAAATCAAACTAA